The genomic DNA CACCAACCACATTCATTCCATCCATTAGCGGCCCTTCGATAACTAAAAGGGTTTTATCATATTGCTTACGGCACTCTTCAATATCCTGCTCAATATAATCTGTAATACCTTTCACTAATGAATGGGTAAGTCTTTCCTGCACGCTTCCTTTTCTCCACTCTTCATTTTTTTCCTCTTTAACTTTACCTGTTCCTTTTAAAGATTCGGCTTTTGTAATTAAGCGTTCGGTGGCATCGTCTCTTCTATTCAACAATACATCTTCCACCATTTCCAGTAATTCTTTCTCCACATCATCGTAAATCTGCAACATGGCCGGATTCACAATTCCCATGTCCATTCCGTTTTTAACAGCATGGTATAAAAATGCGGCATGAATGGCTTCGCGCACATGATCATTTCCTCTAAACGAAAAACTAACGTTACTCACTCCCCCGCTCACCTTGGCATGTGGCAAATTCTCTTTTATCCATTTGGTGGCGTTAAAAAAATCAAGGGCATTTAACCGATGTTCGTCCATGCCGGTTGCTACCGGGAAAATATTAGGATCAAATATAATATCCTGTGGAGGGAAATTTACTTTTTGAACCAATATATCATAAGCGCGTTTACAAATATCAATTCTTCGCTGATAAGTGTCTGCCTGCCCCTGTTCATCAAAAGCCATAACAATAACTGCTGCTCCATACTTTTTTATAAGGTTAGCCTGTTCAATAAATTTCGCTTCGCCTTCTTTTAAAGAAATAGAGTTTACAATTCCTTTCCCCTGAATACATTTTAGCCCTGCCTCAATCACATGCCATTTGCTGGAATCAATCATTATTGGCACCCTGGCTATATCCGGTTCTGATGCTATTAAATTTAAAAACGTGGTCATGGCACTAACGGCGTCGAGCATCCCTTCGTCCATATTAATATCAATAACCTGCGCTCCTCCTTCCACCTGATCTTTCGCCACTGCTAAGGCCTCTTCATATTTTCCGTCGATAATGAGCTTCGCAAATTTTTTACTACCGGTTACGTTTGTTCTTTCACCTACATTCATGAAATTACTTTCAGGCCTTAAGGTTACCGGTTCCAAGCCACTTAAGTGCATTAATGAATCGGCTTTAGGTTTTTTACGGGGCTTTACCTCTTTTGCCAAGTCTGCTATTTTTTTAATATGCTCTGGTGTTGTTCCGCAACATCCTCCAACTATATTTAAAAATCCTGCTTTTAAAAAATCTTCAATTTGATGTCCCATTTCGTGAGCATCCTGATCATATTCTCCAAATTGATTGGGTAATCCTGCATTGGGATAAGCTGAAACATAAAAAGGGGCCTTATTGGATAATTCCTCCAAATACGGCCGCATATCTTTTGCTCCCAATGCGCAGTTTAATCCTACACTTAATAAATTTACGTGTGAAACTGAATTTAAAAAAGCCTCGGTAGTTTGTCCGGATAAAGTTCTTCCGCTCGCGTCTGTAATGGTGCCTGAAATCATCACCGGCAAATTAATTCCTTTTTCTTCAAATACTTTTTGAACCGCAAATAAACCTGCTTTAGCATTTAAAGTATCTGTAATGGTTTCGAATAATAATAAATCTACTCCTCCATCTACCAAACCTTCTACCTGCTCTTTGTAAGATTCATAAAGTTCATCAAAAGTCATGCTCCTGAAGCCGGGATTATTCACGTCCGGCGAAAGCGATAATAGTTTAGTAGTTGGGCCCATGGCTCCGGCCACAAAACGGGGTTTATTTGGATTTTTTTGCGTGTATTCATCTGCTGCCTGTCGGGCTACTTTTGCCGCAGCTAAATTCAATTCATAGCAGTGATCTTGTAAATCATAATCGGCCATGGAAATTCGGGTGCTGCTGAAACTATTGGTTTCTAAAATATCAGCGCCGGCTTCTAAGTATTGCTTGTGTATTTCTAAAATAATATCCGGACGGGTGATGCATAATAAATCATTATTTCCTTTAAGGTCTTTATGGAAATTTTTAAATTTTTCTCCTCGAAAATCTTCTTCCGTCAATTTATATTGTTGTATAAGAGAGCCCATGGCTCCATCAATAACCAATACACGTGTTTCAAGTTCTTGTTCTATTTTTGTCATATAAAAAAAATCCCCTCTGAATTTGGTCAGAAGGGTTTATGATTGTTTAAAAATTCATATAGCTCTGACTTATCTTTTTCGGTTTACACCGGCACGATTTACCACCTTCTTTAATGATTTAAGATTTTGGATATTAGATTTAAGATTTATAATTTTTAAATCTTACTTCCTGCTTCTTAAATTTAAAAGGGTTGGGAAGACTTCTACGGGCGTGTCCCTCAGTCTTTCTTGATAAGTATAATAAAGAACGTGGCACAAATGTATGCATAAAAAACGAATTAAAAAAAGAGTGATCCAAGCGTGAAATTAAAATAATTCGAAGGTTTGAGTCTATTCTACCCTTTGCAAAACTTTGGCGTATTGCTGGTACAATTTAAGTTCTTTAGCAATTTTTAACTCCCATTCCCTTTGCTTTTCACCATTCATTGATCCGTCGGTTTCTTCATCATATAAATCCTGAAAACGATCCATTTCTTCATCATTCTCTTCATAAAGTTGTTGAATGGTGTTTTTTAGTTGTTCAAATTTTTTGATTTTCAACCCCGCAATTTTCTTTCGGAGTTTTCTGGCATAAAGTTCTACAATATCAAAATGCAATTGTTCG from Sphingobacteriaceae bacterium includes the following:
- the metH gene encoding methionine synthase, which produces MTKIEQELETRVLVIDGAMGSLIQQYKLTEEDFRGEKFKNFHKDLKGNNDLLCITRPDIILEIHKQYLEAGADILETNSFSSTRISMADYDLQDHCYELNLAAAKVARQAADEYTQKNPNKPRFVAGAMGPTTKLLSLSPDVNNPGFRSMTFDELYESYKEQVEGLVDGGVDLLLFETITDTLNAKAGLFAVQKVFEEKGINLPVMISGTITDASGRTLSGQTTEAFLNSVSHVNLLSVGLNCALGAKDMRPYLEELSNKAPFYVSAYPNAGLPNQFGEYDQDAHEMGHQIEDFLKAGFLNIVGGCCGTTPEHIKKIADLAKEVKPRKKPKADSLMHLSGLEPVTLRPESNFMNVGERTNVTGSKKFAKLIIDGKYEEALAVAKDQVEGGAQVIDINMDEGMLDAVSAMTTFLNLIASEPDIARVPIMIDSSKWHVIEAGLKCIQGKGIVNSISLKEGEAKFIEQANLIKKYGAAVIVMAFDEQGQADTYQRRIDICKRAYDILVQKVNFPPQDIIFDPNIFPVATGMDEHRLNALDFFNATKWIKENLPHAKVSGGVSNVSFSFRGNDHVREAIHAAFLYHAVKNGMDMGIVNPAMLQIYDDVEKELLEMVEDVLLNRRDDATERLITKAESLKGTGKVKEEKNEEWRKGSVQERLTHSLVKGITDYIEQDIEECRKQYDKTLLVIEGPLMDGMNVVGDLFGAGKMFLPQVVKSARVMKKAVAYLLPYLEAEKKLSGNVTKNNGKVLLATVKGDVHDIGKNIVGVVMACNNFEIIDLGVMVSKDKILEEAQKHKVDVIGLSGLITPSLDEMVDVAKEMERLKLNLPLLIGGATTSKVHTAVKIAPHYSHPVVHVNDASRSVPVVSNLISKELKEAYVKEVNADYERVREQNKNAQSQNKFIALEEARKNKVKINWNEFKPVVPIKKGNIVFDDFPLNELASYIDWTPFFHSWEMKGSYPKILKDPTRGKEAQKLFDDAQAMLQKVIKEKWLRAKAVVGIYPAHQLNEDDIAVYDEENKKQICTFHTIRQQTKKPAGQSNIALADFVKPKLSGANGEAIDYIGAFACSTGFGIDERVAAFEKDHDDYSAIMLKAIADRLAEAFAECLHQKVRKEIWGYSKNEELSNEELIQEVYKGIRPAPGYPAQPDHLEKLTIWKLLDVEKNTGIILTDSLAMVPTAAVSGLYIAHEEAAYFGVGKITKEQVADYAKRKNIPFEKAEKWLGPALGYS
- a CDS encoding DUF922 domain-containing protein, whose product is MKAIVFYTLLLLVYEATAQKKDTILWVESERLTWNDFQGEPEARFAVASTAYDILLNIQQINQYTMVRVEAVFFKKKSWKKKKWISTEVLNHEQLHFDIVELYARKLRKKIAGLKIKKFEQLKNTIQQLYEENDEEMDRFQDLYDEETDGSMNGEKQREWELKIAKELKLYQQYAKVLQRVE